In Tachysurus fulvidraco isolate hzauxx_2018 chromosome 5, HZAU_PFXX_2.0, whole genome shotgun sequence, the genomic stretch CGTCATCAGGTGGGCGTGGCCTATTGATAATCTAAttctaactctaaccctaaccgtagtttttggttgtttatttgttttctaaaataagtCTGCCTGTATGACTGtcttgtccttcgtagtatgctttttttttttatttttataaagagggcgtttttccaagacctccagaaacacgccctctttacgtcgtggtaacgaaacccctggaatttagtgaacgCCGTTAGACCATCGCGAGGAAAACGGAACGCTACCAGCCAATCACAGAGGAGGGGGTGGGGCTTGTGGAatgctgaagaaaaaacaagccACGTAAAATACACTTTATTGACTAAGTGGTATTTCACAGAGTTTGAAAAATAGATGGTCTGTTTTTGCACTTTGGCTTAGCTTTTCCCATGTTACGCATGACAgtgatgcagcagtgctttagtccTTTGACCTCCCTGTAAATGTACTACAGAAATCATACTAATACGCAATACTAAACCATCATGTAATTAAACTATGATGGTTTCACTATGATCTTTCCACTTTCACCATCGGCATTATTTCTGGAACTTTCCTTCACACATTCACCTCTACAAGGGTTTCCTCATTAAGACACACACTTTTGCATTTGTTTCAAAGCCCAAACAGCAAAATCTGGTGATCATTATTAATGTTTGAGATATTTTCTCCTATTAAACACCATTACATCATGTAATCTTGCAAACATGTTGTATCGGAGAAACACAAATGTAGCACCATCCAACAGTCACTCCAGAATTAAACACAACAAGAACACCaatataaacacattcacaGAAGAGCTTTCCTTTAATAACAAAGGTGTAACACTGATATCAAGTATCAAAGTAAGAATAATACATTTCTGGACCAAAGAGTCCGTCAAATCCAGTCATGGATCAGATGTTTTCAGCCTTCGATATGTATTTGAGAATAAACTCTCGGATCTCAGAGATGTGCATGGTCTCCCTGACGGTGGTATCACGGTTGCGGATCAACAGTAGCCCGTTCTCCAGGGTGTTCTCTCCGACCATCACCGTAAACAGCACGCCCATCTCGTCATACCTACACACAGCACCAAAGACACATGACTGACTTACAGTACCTCTGTAACGGGGTAAAGATCCTGTTAAGACAAGTTCTCACTTGGTGTGTAGTTTGTCCATGGAGGACTGCATGGTGTCCATGTATCCAGGCCATGCACTGATTCCCACTTCTAGGAGTTGGTGaagcagaccctcacacaccTTGAGGAAGATATTTataagtcaggactctgttggttTTCTTGGGGCATCTTAGAGAGTAGAAATGGGTTTGAGCTCACCATTTACATTTTTGAGAATGTTTCCATTGTTTCATAACTTTTCTATGAAAACATTGTCCCTAATAGGCTAGATAAATACAGCAATACCTATAAATTCTTAAAGCTCTGAGTGTCTACTTCATaagagcttcatattaaccacatCTGTGGATTGTGACTTGACAAAGCCATTTAATGCTGAATGGGGACACAtcaaaacaggcacaaattccATTTTAACATTGTCCTAATGTTAGCTTAGACATTTATATTTGGCAGaagcctttatccagagtgacttacatttttatctcatgttATACAAtcgagcaattgaggattaagggcctcgctcaggggcctAGCGGTGTCCACTTGGTggaccactaagctaccacatccccacattaAATCAGCACTATTGTCAGAGCTGATGTTCTAGAAAATTACTCAACACCTTCTGGCGTATCAGATTGAGAGTTCATTAAGAAAGTAAGCAATATTCACTAGATTTGCTTTACATTTCTGGTGAGTTTCATCACTGGGTCAAAAGACAACGTGAGATCAACATGAGATCATAGTTACTGAAAAACCGACATCAGCCTTGTGATTTGTGAGGACATGTTTAGCCCCGCCCTCTAAAAATGGATAAACTGGTGTAGAAAATGTTGATTTTGAAAAATCACACATCGGCATAAGACAGATGAGGATGTTTTCATGAGAGATctcttcctcatattgtctcagggaGATTCTCGTTGTCACCATCACATCCGGCTTGATCGTTAGAAATCACTTGATTTACATAAtgaattctgtaaagctgctttgtgacaacgtttgctgttaaaagcactatacaaataaaactgaactgaattaaatttgTGAATCAAACAAACTTGAGTTGAAAGCAGACACTTTTTGCTGGGCTGACGATTCAAACAGTAGGTAATAACAGATTTATTCCAATGTTCGTATGTTCTGATTTGTAGACAGAGAATAGATGAAATGAAAGCTCTAGGATTTACTACCTGTCTGAGCTCAGAGGTGGAACCTTTGCCCATGTCCAGTGCTACTTTAACAGGAGCTAAAGTAGGATGTAGCTTCAAAACCTGTAGGAGACGGAGAAGAATCTGAGCAGGCAAGGAAACATACCCAATGCTGAAATATTCGATGCTTTCTGCTTGAAGCTgcaacatgtactgtatagaaAAATGCTATTGTGAGATACTTGCAGAAAACATTTCATTGGATTTGTGGAGAACCTGGAAAAACATTCCACATCTGTCCATTTATACAAGTCAATTTAAAACTATTTCCGTCTCGGTAAAGCCGGTGAAATTATCACACCTAAAGTTACTACCAGAGTTAAAGAACAAATCGTCACCAACATCCTCACAAGATTTCAGTCATTAGACTcttgtttaaatgaatgaaagtaaaGAAACGATGTAATGTTTTCAAATGAACTGGATAGGATATTTTATCTAGTAGTTTTGAGTTGTCACATGTTCATTACAGAAGAGAAATTTGCAAATCTCAGTTGAAGAATTTTGAATCCGAGCACAAGgccagccatgatacagtgccttaaagcagagagagttaagggccttgttcaagggcccaataATGGcggcttggcagtgctggggcttgaacccctgaccttTTGATCAGAAAGCCAAAGCCTTAAGTGTTTAACTCCCCACTTTCCATAAACACAGTTGTTGACACATGATCATGTGTTAAACATGCTCTGGATTTCCATAAATCAGAATTCTGTGATTTGCGAGTCCTCGTGCTGCATCCTGTCCGTACACAAGACCTTGTGCTAATCTTCTAAGTAGCTATGACTACAGCAGCCTGCCAAATTCACTAAAGCAGAAATGTTATTAAATCACTTTGCAGCAAGATGTACCATTCTCTGATGAAGTCTCTGCTTGCTGTCCACTTTCTGGATGTCTTGTAAGGAGTTCAAAAGAACAGCCAGGGTTCCCCTGTCCATATTTGCACTGAGAGAGAGGACGTGAGGCACTACAACCTTCTTCCCGTCTCTGCACTGTAGGCAAATCGGACAAGCGTGAATTAGAAAGATTGCACGTGAATCGGCTTTCAATTTGAACgattaaaataatgtttgtgcTCGATGCACTcggctaaaaaataaataaataaataaaaagaccaaGCACTCAGACACTTTTGTTTGAAAAAAGTGTAAATCTTTGGGCATAAAAAACAGCAGGAATATTGCACACTTTGGTAAGGTTAAACAACCATGTAGGTCTAGATATGTATTCAGCAGGAAATGCAATCCCACTCACTTGTAGTTTATCTCGGTTGCCCAGGTGGCTCTTGAGCAGCTCTGCATCGCCGAGCATCCACAGTGTTTCCAGTGTCTCTGTGCCCCAGGGGAACTTATAGAGCACCTTCGCTCCACGGGACGCGCCGTCGATTAGCTCGTCATCCTGAACGTCACACACGTTGAAATCAGATGGACCTAAAGCAAACTGTAGGAAAGGCTGATTAACATTTAGATGTAGAGATAGAGGCTTTGTAccaaaaagtattaaaaaaaaatcctcaaatAATAAAGGAAACCATCCTTTTCCTGTattgcttatcctacacagttTCACAGGGAGCCTGAAGTCTATCCTAagagtgatgtgacatacggctaagtacggtgacccatactcagaatttgttctctgcatttgacccatccaaagtgcacacacacagcatgaacacacacccggagcagtgggcagccatttatgctgcggtgcccagggagcagttggagggttcggtgacttgctcaagggcacctcagtcatggccggcccgagactcgaatccacaaccttagggttaggagtcagactctctaaccattacgCCATGACTTCCCCTAAGAGACTCAGGACACAATGTCGAGGAGACCTTGGATTGGGTACCAACCAATCCAGGACCCAATCtcccacacacaaacgcacacacattcacacactatggacaactTAGAGATATCGATCAGCTTGCTTGTTTTTGGACGGCGGAAAGTTAGGGTGTTGCACTACTGATgcaaaggttgtgagttcaaatctcaccATGCTGTCATTGCTGGGGCCTTCAGCAAGGCCGTTAACACTCAACTGCCCGGTGGTATAAATAAGATCAAATATAAGTTGCAATaaacaaatgctgtaaacaagtGTACAGGACTCATAACCCCAAGGTAAGTgcactaaccactaagctaccatggTCTCCAACCAATATATCAAAGAGTTCACCTTTCTCCACCACTGTAGTCTCTGTCGTGTCCAGTAGTCGAGCCACTGCGAGGACGTCCGGGGGGAACAGAACCAAACCAGCGACGCCTCGGTCACCTCTGCAGAGCTATCACACGGCACAAGCAATCTGCTTTACATGATTACCAATGTGGTACTGGAATTTTATTTGCAGGAAACATTTAAGTCTTTGGATGACTGATTTCTCCttccacaaataaaaaaaaaacctacatcaACAGCTTAACTttacaaaaatcttttttaaccAAAGTGGCCCATGAGTCAAAGTCATGTGTCATTTGCACAgctgggaaataaataaataaacaaacaaactcaatCTTTGGTGAAATGAGGTTCAAACCCACACAATCATCTGGGCTGATTTTATATAACAATGATGATAAAAGTGAAAAGCTGAAACCTCACCAACCGATTGTATCAGTGCGGTCGTCCTCAGGCTGGTAACACAGACCCGTTTCAGCCAGACCAAACGGCAGCTTCCTGTTCATGAGCTCCAGGGACGGGATGTACTGTGCCAAAGCACCTGCCCGTCCCAAAGCAAAGAACAAAACATTCGACAAATCAGTGAGTTTAATGTTTTAAGAAGCAGAACTGCATTCTGTGAAAGCCATGCTAAATATTTCTTACTAGACAGTAATGCCTAGCTGAAGTATACACGCAATTCTGGATGAGATTTTTTAACTCTTTGCACATTTTGTAGTGTGATCACGTCCATATTTTCAGAATGAAACACGACTAGCTTTATCGTTGTTTATCGACGAAATGCCAGAACAATTTGCAAGCATTTAACGTTGTTTTAATCCattaaaatgcacacacaatacttttaactgtttatagcttAAAAGCATTAAACTCCAATACACTCTCCGTTTATTGATGCTAATGTGGCAAGAAAAtgtagcttgtcatgttactgagaaaccagaaAGTACTCACTCCCCCTGAAGATTCCAATATTCttctgtatatattgtataaaccTTCTTATTCAAAACATTAACAGGCCGAGGACACTGTGTTCAGTGGTAGACTGCTGTCTCTGTCATGCTCCACTACAAGACTGAGGAACTCTTTTGTCTCTGTGGCCAACAGAATGTACAACATCTCACGTGGCATTGTGGAAATGTACAAACAGGAGTTTTCCATTTGTATTTACTTGTCTGATTGCTGCTACTAGACATTTTACATGGGGGTTTACTGCATATGTTGCTACTGTAGGCTTGAATGTTCTCTGGGGGCAATAAAGTATCCATCTATTACTATATATCGAACATTAGTCTTCGTACATGCGACGCAACCAGCCTACGAGTCTCTGTGTCATCATATATGAAAACTTTAACAATAACAACTGAGATCCTGTTGTTCCATATTACAGATTCATTACAGGTTCTAACTGTCatcatgtggtagcctagtggttaagatgttgggctaccaatcagaaggttgtgagttcaattcctatgtccaccaagctgccactgctgggcccctgagcaaggcccttaaccctacatttgctcagttgaataaaaaaagagataaaatgcaagtcgctctggataagggcgtctgctaaatgctgtaaatataaatgtcattaGGTGATATTAGAAATGACATAAGACTGGGATTTTCACCTCATTATTCAACTCTTTATGGGCTGGATCAGGTCAGTATAACAAGTTGGATgaaaatataaagatatatcAAGACTTTTGTTAATGTTATTGTATCATCTGACCTAAATACTGTATTGTAATGAAAGCAGATAACTATGTGGGTTGTTTCAACTTTAAACATAAAGGAAATGTGTCCTCTATATGAGCTGCTTTCCTTCACACACCTTGTAGGAGACTGGTCCTAAAAGGTTTCCTCTGTCTAAGAagctcacacactcttacacccAGCTGCTCTTTAGTCAAATCCGTTTGTTTGAACAGATCCTCAACGTCTCCTGCACCATTGTCTCCTACCCCATAAAGGGTACTTATCCCAAACACCTGAGGTCTTGATCTAACCACAGAAGACCACCACTGCTCCAGCAGGTTCCTCTTGATATCCACTCCTAAGGGTCCATACGCACAGGATCGGCCTCTGAGTAAAGACACAGCATGATTGTCTTCTGGAGGGATAAAGAACCGCCGCTGGAACAGCTGTATCATGCCACTGGTTGGATCagatcctcctcctcctcctcctcctcctccatcgcTGCTCTTACTGAAGTGTTTATAGAACTGCAGCAGCTCAAGAAGGGGAGAAATGTTCGAATTCACACGACTGGAAACAAAAAGTCGCTTTCTGATACAGTAAGTGAGCATTGTAGAGTCACGTCAGAGCGCGCGAGGACCTTTTAAATCGACCGATGTTTTCATAACTTTACACGTGGAAACAGCGACCCGGAAATATTAGATGACTTCCGGATAAGCAGGCGTTAGTATTGTtgggacttttattttatttattttatatatcatATTTACGTTATTACATATACGTACGTTATTACaaatacgtgtatatatatatatatatatatatatatatatatatatatatatatatatatatatataaaaatatacgtGTTGTCAATATACAAGTGCACGAGCTTATTATGTGGTTAAATGTCGCCATCTATCGGAGGTATGTTGCCACTTCAGCTTCGTGTGTTAAAAGTCTTTCACCTATCCCTagtataatcatttaaaaacttaGACATATATTTGCaatgtgttgtttgtgtatgtgttaatgCAACATTAACAAGTGGGTCTTGTCTGTTGTAGCTAAACAATTCTGCTTAGAGTGTCACTGGGTCGTGTGGCATGGAAActattgtgaaaaaaatattccaATGTTTTCCTTAAAcataatatgaaaaataaaaaaatccattcgaatgcaattaaaaaaaaagtgtcttatTGATCTTTTGAGGTAATAAATTTCTGTCTAGGTTTGGAGTCGCCAGGTCACATGGCATGGAGCTATTGTAAAAAGAAatgcattatttaattattcaataTCTGTGGAATCTCATAAATAACTCTGAGGTGAAATTAGTTTTGTGCACACTGTGCAATCTTAAAAAAGGTAGGTTCAAGAAAAAGTCCCAAAGGTTCAGCAGTTTCTTAAATACATCTATTCTATTGTATTgtctattctatatatatatataattatttaaaaaaaaaaagaaaaggatcaTTCCAGTATGGAAATGTAATATATGCTTCCAGTAATATAAACCTCACAACACAGACATCATGGATACAAGTTCAACTTAAATCTAATGATGGAGAAGTTTGTTATAACAGCTTGTTAATCACATGACTTGGAGCATGAGAGTCCTGTATGCAATGGAACATAAAATTGCTCAATTATCTTTAGATATTACTCAAAGTAAATGTCAAGATGTGAAGCAGACATCAAGTTGGACATGACTTAAGCACAAAgagcacaaataaacaaaaacatttttctttactgCTTTATTATGAGGGTCCATGCGTGGCCCTCGCATCAAAGTGTAAACATTTAACAGTGAAGATACACTGAAAtcaaaaaataatatacattacctagtaaaaataaattactgaGGAATGTAACAAAACAAGGACAAATAAAGGAGGTGACGTAAGTGCAGCTATCTCTCAGCCACAACAAGATCACTTGGACTCAGAGTCGGTTGGGTGCAGCACTAATTAAACAGGCCTCCAACCTCATGATAAGCAAAAGAAACAGTACAAAGTTTAATcgtaataatataatcataataaacaaGACTGAGTTACTTCAGTATCtatgttttgtttcattctaGGCTACTGGGGAAAAGCAGGAGGCATGGGGTAGGGCACCATAGGCTGTGGAGGCTGTTGGGGGGGTTGAGGGGGGTTAAAGGGGAATGGAGGGTGGTTCATTCCATTTTGGGCTGGCACCTGGTTCCCCTGGAATGGCTGGTTCTGGAAGTTCTGGTTTCCGAAAGCATTTGGGTTTCCCCCACTGTTGTAGCTGTTGTTACTGTAGTTACCGCTGCTACCGTTGGTTTTGTTGTAGCCGCCGCCATAACTGCCGTTCTGTGCTTTGGGGCCACTACTGTAACCCCGGTCACCTTCTCTATCCCTATAGCTACCAAAATCTCTCCTACCCCCACTGGAATAGCGGTCCCGACGGTCATCCTTGTAGCTACCCCGGCCACCTCTGGAACGCCCTGCAAGAGGACAAAAGTAACACAGTGAGCTCAAATACAAACGGATGAATGAAAGGTAGCTGTGAAACTAACCAAATGGTACAGCAGGTCACATGCTCTAGTCTGATTTTGTCAGTAGGTGCGGATTCATTTTCTTAAACAAGTAACTAACAGTAGCTTCCATCGcatggtttattttattacacacattCTAATTTGTTGTGGTTTCATTGGTTAGAAGTTCATTAGCCAATTCACTTTTACGCTATATGAGGATACATTATAAGCTCCAAGcatgaagagagaaaaacatgtaATTGTTTAAATGATGAATTTCTCTGTAAAAAGGCATTTTattggtttttatttaatttcttcctTTTGCAAATGTTCACGTCactaaatataactataaaaagaaaaaggtttaatttattaataaatgaagccCTATTATTGCTGTGGTTTAAAAGGGAAGCAAAGATATCGGAAATTAACTCTGCTTGTCATCATGAGGTgtcaaaaaaagacaaatcatTGATGATTTTAGTGATTTTTACCTCCTCGGTCCTCTGCCATCTGGAGCAGTTTGGGGTTGATGGCTTGATTGGCCTCGCGCAGGACCGAGATCAGGTCGTTGGCCTGTTTCATGTTGTTGGGTGTAAAGAAGGTGTAGGCTGTGCCCGTTTTCTGACTGCGGGCCGTGCGGCCAATTCGGTGGATATAGTCCTCAGAGGAGTTAGGGTAGTCATAATTGATGACAAATTTCACATCCTCCACATCTGTAAAGTGTTGCagtgtggcaaaaaaaaaaaaaatgtggcgacaattttttttgtacaccaCAGCCGCCACACCGAAAAAAACACAAGTTAGCAAAGACAGCAAAGAAATTAGAGAATTACTGGATACTTAGCCGggctggaaaaaaacaggaaagtGTTAAGGCACAAATCCTAgaatatataaaaatcataaCTGTCTCAGTGGGAACACTACCATGGGAAGAGAGAAAGGATGCACACTCCATTTACTTTAAtcccaaaattaaaaaaaaaaaaaaaagagaagagaaaaacaaaaagaaacagaaaacagaccTAAAATCACCATccacctccctccctctttttgTTTATCAAACCATGAGAATAAACATCTTACCATTAAGGAGTATGCATTCACTAGTCCTTTCCCAATGCAGCAAACTCCCCACAAATTGTCAAGTGACATCCAGGTGCTTCTAACGCAGTAGGGCCACTATGTGCACTCTTGCCTCCTCGTGTGCCGACACAGGACCGTTCGGCTTGGCTTTTTCCCCCCTGCTCTAtaggtcctttttttttttttttttttttttagggttttGCCCCCTTTCAGCACACTCATAAGAAGCTCGCTAATAAAGGCCACACTGCTGTCTTGCCCAGACCAAACAGACCGTGGCTAACGTGAGGGGACCCAAAAGAGCCATAAGTACAAAAACGAAGGGGGAAAACAGTGTTGCTTAGTTGCTTCCTTCCCCCCCACTCTGTTTGAAGTTATTAATGAGCGACCGCAAAATCCCTCATCACAGTCTCGTCTAGGCAAGATGCTCCCAGAAGCCAGTGTTCACTTGAGAAAATGTCTCTCGTTGGCAGGTCTCGACATGACTTtttgaaaagaatgaaaaatgcAGGCGAGGGAGGAACTTCAAATCGTGGAATTGTATAGTCATTGCTGTCGATTTATTCTctttgaggattttttttccccctaaaatTCAAACGTTCTGCTCCACTGTCTACAGGTGTCCCAGAGCCCATTTATACATGTGCCAGTCTCACCAATTGAGATACAGGAAGTTGAAAAACTGCTCTCTCCATTCCATGAACACCAGCGCTATGAgtcaggaaaaaagaaattgacTAAACGTCTAATTAGTGCTTGTACTCTTCCATGCTTCGAGAAGGATCTTTCCAAATCTCAAACAAGTGCCTACTTGCCATACAACGCTTTTACAAACTGCATGCAAGGCATAAACAAACAGCTTCAAGCTTTATTTCGTTGGTAGTTTGAGATAGAAAGATGGGCGATCAACCGTTAACAAAACGTGTATTGGGTATAGATAATCCATGGACAGAGAACAGGTGTGTATTATTAAAACTAGGTTATCATAGCCAAGGCTTAGCCACACTGCCTTATTGAAGGTTACTGGCACACAGAGCTGAGCTCGgacatttttgtttaaacaaatttCACCTGTCTAAGCGACTGGGTGGCCGCCAGTCGCTCACTTCCACTTCTCCTTCCCCCTCTGCCGGCCTTGGGGCTTGTCATGCCTAGGCCCTGCCACAAAGACTGCACCTTTAGGTGAGAAAAACTCAGAATGCATAGAGAAGAAGTTAAAGAAAGCAAAAATCACTTTCTTTAAAAGTgaaacaatgtgtttttttt encodes the following:
- the polg2 gene encoding DNA polymerase subunit gamma-2, mitochondrial isoform X1 — protein: MLTYCIRKRLFVSSRVNSNISPLLELLQFYKHFSKSSDGGGGGGGGGSDPTSGMIQLFQRRFFIPPEDNHAVSLLRGRSCAYGPLGVDIKRNLLEQWWSSVVRSRPQVFGISTLYGVGDNGAGDVEDLFKQTDLTKEQLGVRVCELLRQRKPFRTSLLQGALAQYIPSLELMNRKLPFGLAETGLCYQPEDDRTDTIGCSAEVTEASLVWFCSPRTSSQWLDYWTRQRLQWWRKFALGPSDFNVCDVQDDELIDGASRGAKVLYKFPWGTETLETLWMLGDAELLKSHLGNRDKLQCRDGKKVVVPHVLSLSANMDRGTLAVLLNSLQDIQKVDSKQRLHQRMVLKLHPTLAPVKVALDMGKGSTSELRQVCEGLLHQLLEVGISAWPGYMDTMQSSMDKLHTKYDEMGVLFTVMVGENTLENGLLLIRNRDTTVRETMHISEIREFILKYISKAENI
- the polg2 gene encoding DNA polymerase subunit gamma-2, mitochondrial isoform X2, whose amino-acid sequence is MLTYCIRKRLFVSSRVNSNISPLLELLQFYKHFSKSSDGGGGGGGGGSDPTSGMIQLFQRRFFIPPEDNHAVSLLRGRSCAYGPLGVDIKRNLLEQWWSSVVRSRPQVFGISTLYGVGDNGAGDVEDLFKQTDLTKEQLGVRVCELLRQRKPFRTSLLQGALAQYIPSLELMNRKLPFGLAETGLCYQPEDDRTDTIGCSAEVTEASLVWFCSPRTSSQWLDYWTRQRLQWWRKFALGPSDFNVCDVQDDELIDGASRGAKVLYKFPWGTETLETLWMLGDAELLKSHLGNRDKLQCRDGKKVVVPHVLSLSANMDRGTLAVLLNSLQDIQKVDSKQRLHQRMVLKLHPTLAPVKVALDMGKGSTSELRQMPQENQQSPDL